In Deinococcus roseus, a single window of DNA contains:
- a CDS encoding response regulator transcription factor: MRILIVEDDPGIQRLLVDTLTEEGYTCDVAGGATEALHLLPLYPYALLVLDVMLPEGPEAGFHLGEQLRLEGVQTPILYLTARGALDDRVRGLQLGGDDYLTKPFQHRELIARLQVLLRRGAGQAHNLLPLAAGWKLDLTRHQAVRDALQVNLTHREYQLMSLFAHHPGRVFSRSDILDRIWAGESSIEPKVIDVYISTLRKKTGEGVIDTLRGVGYRLGEG, encoded by the coding sequence ATGCGCATTCTGATTGTGGAAGATGACCCGGGCATCCAGCGGCTGCTGGTCGACACGCTCACCGAAGAAGGTTACACCTGTGATGTTGCTGGAGGTGCCACTGAAGCCCTCCACCTGCTTCCCCTTTACCCTTATGCACTGCTCGTGCTGGACGTGATGCTTCCAGAAGGACCAGAGGCTGGATTTCACCTTGGAGAACAGCTGCGACTGGAGGGGGTGCAAACCCCGATCCTGTACCTGACCGCCCGAGGTGCCCTGGATGACCGGGTCAGGGGCTTGCAACTTGGCGGGGACGATTACCTCACCAAGCCCTTCCAGCACCGGGAACTCATCGCCCGCCTGCAGGTCCTCTTGCGCAGAGGGGCAGGACAGGCCCATAACCTGCTCCCTCTGGCAGCAGGCTGGAAACTGGACCTCACCCGGCACCAGGCGGTTCGGGATGCTTTGCAGGTGAACCTCACCCACAGGGAATACCAGCTCATGTCCCTGTTTGCCCACCACCCCGGTCGGGTGTTTTCCCGATCCGACATCCTGGACCGCATCTGGGCTGGAGAATCCAGCATTGAACCCAAAGTCATTGATGTGTACATCTCCACCCTCAGGAAAAAAACCGGTGAAGGGGTGATCGACACCCTCCGGGGCGTGGGGTACCGTCTGGGAGAAGGATGA